A DNA window from Chitinibacter fontanus contains the following coding sequences:
- a CDS encoding methionine ABC transporter ATP-binding protein produces the protein MILLENLSKSYRVDGRDIPALKRIDLSIAAGEIFGVIGHSGAGKSTLIRLINLLERPSGGRVLLDGVNLTELSSDALRKSRQKIGMIFQHFNLLMSKTVAQNVAFPLQVAGELDKTAINQRVAELLELVGLADHANKYPAQLSGGQKQRVGIARALANNPKLLLCDEATSALDPQTTASVLQLLLEINQKLKLTIVLITHEMNVIRSICDRVAVIDGGEIVELGPVTNVFLHPKHPTTRRFVYESEHVDETTEADDFAHVPGKIVRLTFKGESTYQSHLSALARQYAVDFSILAGRIERIKTTPCGQLTLGLVGSQVDELLSRLADEGIVVEELRQ, from the coding sequence GTGATTTTATTAGAAAATCTCAGCAAATCTTATCGCGTTGATGGGCGCGATATACCGGCACTTAAGCGCATCGACTTGAGCATTGCCGCCGGTGAAATTTTTGGTGTTATCGGCCATTCTGGCGCAGGTAAATCGACCTTAATTCGACTCATCAATTTGCTCGAGCGGCCAAGTGGCGGCCGTGTTTTGCTCGATGGCGTTAACTTAACCGAACTCTCAAGCGATGCACTTAGAAAATCGCGCCAGAAGATCGGCATGATTTTTCAGCACTTCAATCTACTGATGAGCAAAACCGTAGCGCAGAACGTCGCCTTCCCACTGCAAGTCGCGGGCGAGCTTGATAAAACTGCCATCAATCAGCGGGTGGCCGAATTACTAGAACTTGTCGGCTTAGCCGATCACGCCAACAAGTATCCAGCACAACTCTCGGGCGGACAAAAACAGCGTGTAGGCATTGCCCGTGCGCTGGCCAACAATCCAAAGCTGCTACTTTGTGATGAAGCCACCAGCGCACTCGACCCACAAACTACGGCATCCGTGCTGCAGTTACTGCTGGAAATCAACCAAAAGCTCAAGCTCACAATCGTGCTGATTACACACGAAATGAATGTGATTCGCAGCATTTGCGATCGTGTTGCGGTAATTGATGGTGGCGAAATTGTCGAGCTAGGCCCGGTGACTAATGTGTTTTTACACCCCAAACATCCCACCACAAGACGCTTTGTGTACGAAAGCGAGCACGTTGATGAAACGACTGAAGCCGATGATTTTGCGCATGTCCCGGGCAAAATAGTTCGACTCACTTTCAAAGGTGAATCAACCTACCAATCGCACCTCAGCGCACTGGCACGCCAGTATGCCGTTGATTTTTCAATTCTGGCCGGACGGATTGAACGCATTAAAACCACACCTTGCGGCCAACTCACCCTAGGGCTGGTTGGATCACAAGTCGATGAATTATTGTCGCGCCTCGCTGACGAAGGCATTGTAGTAGAGGAGCTACGTCAATGA
- the ltaE gene encoding low-specificity L-threonine aldolase — protein MKTLDLRSDTVTQPTNAMRQAMADAIVGDDVYGDDPTVIELELTAAAQLGKEAALFVPSGTFGNQLAILTHCQRGDEVIVGDDSHIVWHEAGGSAVIGGVQLRTLESHFGQLDPQVLEGKIRHGIDIHEPKTGLICLENAHSNGRVIPLANMQAIWSIAQHHQIPLHLDGARIFNAATHLGVDAKEITQYCDTVMCCLSKGLAAPVGSLLAGSQTFIARARRLRKMLGGGLRQAGVLAAPGLIALHTMSQRLEQDHANAQALAQALSQIGGIEIDLASVQINMVWFKFSRNIAPATVSAAFAAANITVNPPEHGCMRLVTHWQIEHTDIDRIVGVMRQLMTSN, from the coding sequence ATGAAAACACTCGATCTTCGCAGCGATACAGTGACCCAGCCCACCAATGCCATGCGCCAAGCGATGGCCGACGCCATTGTGGGCGATGACGTTTATGGTGACGATCCAACGGTCATTGAACTTGAACTGACTGCCGCAGCACAGCTTGGCAAAGAAGCTGCATTATTTGTCCCCAGCGGCACCTTCGGCAATCAACTTGCCATTTTGACGCATTGCCAACGTGGAGACGAAGTGATTGTTGGCGACGATAGCCATATCGTTTGGCACGAGGCAGGTGGTAGCGCGGTAATTGGTGGCGTACAGCTTAGAACACTGGAAAGCCACTTTGGCCAGCTTGACCCTCAAGTGCTTGAGGGCAAAATTCGTCACGGCATTGATATTCATGAGCCCAAAACAGGACTGATTTGCCTCGAAAATGCCCACTCCAACGGTCGTGTGATTCCACTGGCGAATATGCAGGCAATTTGGTCGATCGCACAACACCACCAAATACCATTGCACCTGGACGGTGCGCGGATTTTCAATGCAGCAACCCATCTTGGCGTAGATGCCAAAGAAATTACTCAATATTGCGATACCGTGATGTGTTGCCTCAGTAAAGGGTTGGCAGCACCAGTTGGCTCATTGCTAGCCGGGAGTCAAACATTCATTGCGCGAGCACGCCGCTTGCGCAAGATGCTTGGGGGTGGTTTACGTCAGGCAGGTGTGCTGGCTGCGCCAGGCCTGATCGCACTGCACACCATGAGCCAGCGGCTTGAGCAAGACCACGCCAATGCGCAAGCATTAGCACAGGCACTAAGCCAGATTGGTGGCATCGAAATCGATCTGGCCAGCGTACAAATCAATATGGTGTGGTTCAAGTTTAGCCGCAACATTGCCCCCGCAACGGTTAGTGCTGCTTTTGCTGCGGCTAACATCACAGTCAACCCACCGGAACATGGCTGCATGCGTTTGGTCACACACTGGCAAATTGAGCACACTGACATTGACCGCATCGTTGGCGTGATGCGCCAGCTCATGACAAGCAATTAA
- a CDS encoding methionine ABC transporter permease, giving the protein MNAMLNDLLSNIDWADIGLATIDTLSMLGGSLLFTLLLGLPLGILLFLTGKKQLLAQPVVYGILSFVVNVLRSVPFVILLIIMIPFTVLLTGTSLGVAGAIPPLVVGATPFFARLVETALREVDRGIIEATQAMGATTQQIVIKALLPEAMPGILAAITVTAITLVSYAAMSGVIGGGGLGDLAIRFGYQRFQTDVMVVTVLLLLVLVQILQMVGDKLVQYFSRR; this is encoded by the coding sequence ATGAACGCCATGTTAAACGATTTACTAAGCAATATTGATTGGGCAGATATCGGTCTTGCTACGATTGATACCCTAAGCATGCTGGGCGGCTCGCTGTTATTCACCCTACTTTTGGGTTTACCGCTGGGTATTTTGCTGTTCCTTACCGGCAAGAAACAACTGCTGGCGCAGCCCGTGGTGTATGGCATATTGTCATTTGTCGTTAATGTACTGCGTTCGGTTCCATTTGTGATTTTGTTGATCATTATGATTCCGTTCACCGTACTACTCACCGGCACCTCACTTGGTGTTGCAGGAGCGATTCCGCCACTGGTGGTGGGTGCCACGCCGTTCTTTGCCCGTTTGGTTGAAACCGCATTGCGTGAAGTAGACCGAGGCATTATCGAGGCCACTCAAGCCATGGGGGCCACTACGCAGCAAATCGTCATCAAAGCGCTGTTGCCAGAGGCCATGCCCGGCATCCTTGCGGCCATTACGGTGACCGCTATTACCTTGGTGTCCTACGCCGCAATGTCTGGCGTGATTGGCGGCGGCGGCTTAGGTGATCTGGCGATTCGCTTCGGATATCAGCGTTTTCAGACCGATGTGATGGTCGTTACCGTTTTACTGCTACTGGTGCTAGTACAAATACTGCAAATGGTGGGCGATAAGCTGGTGCAATATTTCAGCCGCCGTTGA